In a single window of the Acetivibrio clariflavus DSM 19732 genome:
- a CDS encoding M48 family metallopeptidase, whose amino-acid sequence MQLSIRYGTKTIKFDVEYRDRKTMQVSVEPPDKVFVVAPLGTSERVIENKVRSKAAWIVQKLYSFRDMEYRKISREYVNGESFMYFGRNYSLQIQTDKNIKKPEVQLYRGKFHVTAPSKNEDVIKQAMEQWYREKTQEKVLERVQYYQHFFKKRPADVKVKEQQKRWASCTSKDELLFNWRCVMAPSHVLDYIVVHEMCHMYYKNHSQEFWDMLASIMPDYKRHKEWLKKYGVRMDL is encoded by the coding sequence ATGCAGCTATCAATACGATATGGGACAAAGACAATAAAATTTGATGTGGAATATAGGGACAGAAAGACAATGCAGGTCAGTGTCGAGCCACCGGATAAGGTATTTGTGGTGGCACCTTTGGGAACATCGGAACGGGTTATAGAAAATAAAGTAAGAAGCAAAGCAGCTTGGATTGTCCAAAAGTTATATTCTTTTAGGGATATGGAATATAGAAAAATCTCCCGGGAGTATGTAAATGGTGAGTCTTTTATGTACTTTGGAAGGAATTACTCTTTGCAGATTCAAACGGATAAAAATATAAAAAAGCCGGAAGTACAATTATATCGAGGGAAGTTCCATGTTACAGCACCAAGTAAAAATGAAGATGTGATTAAGCAGGCTATGGAACAGTGGTACAGAGAGAAGACGCAAGAAAAGGTGTTGGAGAGGGTACAGTACTATCAGCATTTTTTTAAGAAGAGGCCTGCTGATGTAAAAGTAAAGGAACAGCAAAAACGCTGGGCAAGCTGTACTTCCAAAGATGAACTGTTGTTTAATTGGAGGTGCGTAATGGCTCCTTCCCATGTTTTGGACTATATTGTAGTACATGAGATGTGCCATATGTACTATAAAAACCACTCTCAGGAATTTTGGGATATGCTGGCTTCAATAATGCCGGATTACAAGAGACACAAAGAATGGCTGAAAAAATACGGTGTAAGGATGGATTTGTGA
- a CDS encoding IS256 family transposase, with product MSTLTKEQIKQLVRENNFQSVSDINEYLKDIFKDIIQELLEAELEAKLGYAKDDVENKKTDNSRNGYTPKKIKSEFGEIDIQVSRDRKGEFQPKIIPKYQRNVSGIEEKVIALYARGMSTRDISQQIEELYGFSLSAEMVSKITDRIAPEIKEWQQRPLEPIYSFVFMDAIHYKVKDDGRIINRAAYVVLGVTIDGYKDILGIWIGDNESSKFWLGVLNDLKNRGVQDVLIFCVDGLTGLKEAINAAYPKSEVQRCIIHQLRNSFKYVPYKDLKAFSNDFKEVYHAINEEIALEKLYELKEKWGKEYPFAIRSWENNWDVISPFFKFPEEIRKIIYTTNIIEGLHRQFRKVTKTKTIFPTDSSLEKILYLASMNVVKKWTQRYKNWDRVLSQLVIQYPGRLEEYI from the coding sequence ATGTCAACGTTAACAAAAGAACAAATCAAACAATTAGTTCGGGAAAATAATTTCCAAAGTGTATCTGATATTAATGAATATCTTAAAGACATTTTTAAAGATATAATACAAGAACTTTTAGAAGCAGAACTTGAAGCAAAATTAGGATATGCTAAAGATGATGTAGAAAATAAAAAAACTGATAATAGTCGTAACGGTTATACGCCTAAAAAAATAAAAAGTGAGTTTGGAGAAATTGATATACAAGTATCAAGAGATCGTAAAGGCGAATTTCAACCTAAAATTATTCCTAAATATCAACGTAATGTTTCTGGAATTGAAGAAAAAGTTATAGCTTTATATGCAAGAGGAATGTCTACAAGGGATATCAGTCAACAAATTGAAGAACTTTATGGTTTTAGCCTATCAGCAGAGATGGTTAGTAAGATTACTGATAGAATTGCTCCAGAGATTAAGGAATGGCAACAAAGACCTCTTGAACCTATATACTCTTTTGTTTTTATGGATGCAATACACTATAAAGTTAAGGACGACGGAAGAATAATAAACAGGGCAGCTTATGTTGTTCTAGGTGTTACTATTGATGGATATAAGGATATTTTAGGGATCTGGATTGGTGACAATGAATCCTCAAAGTTTTGGCTTGGTGTACTGAATGACCTTAAAAATAGAGGAGTACAGGATGTTTTAATTTTTTGTGTTGATGGACTTACCGGACTTAAGGAAGCCATAAATGCTGCATATCCAAAATCTGAAGTGCAGCGTTGCATAATACATCAGCTGAGAAATTCTTTTAAGTATGTGCCATACAAAGACCTAAAAGCATTTAGTAATGATTTCAAAGAAGTATATCATGCTATTAATGAAGAAATAGCATTAGAAAAACTTTATGAACTTAAAGAAAAGTGGGGAAAGGAATATCCTTTTGCAATACGTAGTTGGGAAAATAACTGGGATGTTATAAGTCCATTTTTCAAATTTCCAGAAGAAATACGAAAAATAATTTATACTACAAATATAATTGAAGGACTACATCGTCAGTTTCGTAAGGTCACAAAAACAAAAACAATATTTCCAACAGACAGTTCACTAGAAAAGATTTTATATTTAGCATCAATGAATGTAGTAAAAAAATGGACACAACGTTACAAAAACTGGGATAGAGTACTTAGCCAATTGGTAATCCAATATCCAGGTAGGCTGGAAGAGTATATTTAA
- a CDS encoding zinc ribbon domain-containing protein — protein sequence MFCSECDKKIPNDSLFCPECGAKQTHSKITESAQMFSTNNATKQCSDCKCQIPSDSRFCPECGAKQAYYQPHTNRLKQKYSPQSTVKILTPEEQAKVKKRNKMIGIFVAVALASCFVIGVLSSLIKPTINLNKYLTVSFEGYDTIGKAKASFDTEKFKADYEKKLNISKKKIIKSMSIPTFGLDNLISSTDIFLSSCVDGSLDATDGLSNGDTVTYTWKCNDELALSVYGYKLKYENTKFTVKGLKEVETFDPFEGIDVVFNGISPNGSASISGSPTAKAAQELKFKLDKSNGLSNGDTVTLTASILFGDIIEYCIKNYQMIPSPLKKTYTVEGLDRYISSSSDISEESLRSMQNQAEQVFKKHVEEDWVESSKLLNFTYLGNYLLTAKDSNNSWIANNSIYLIYKAQVKNEYSNNGMAYDKTNDFYWFICFNNLLVDPSGATKVELTKYNTPSNRFVIDSGISEGWWSTRRWYYYGYQSLDDLYNAVVEYYSNFYNHEDNVDKSLAVTEIDTPNE from the coding sequence ATGTTTTGTTCAGAATGTGACAAAAAAATTCCAAACGACAGTCTGTTTTGTCCCGAGTGTGGTGCGAAACAAACACATTCAAAAATCACGGAATCTGCGCAGATGTTTTCCACCAATAATGCAACAAAGCAATGTTCCGACTGCAAATGTCAGATTCCATCAGACAGCAGATTTTGTCCGGAGTGCGGTGCGAAACAAGCATATTATCAACCACATACCAATCGTTTAAAACAAAAGTATTCTCCACAATCAACAGTAAAAATACTGACACCTGAAGAGCAGGCAAAAGTTAAAAAACGCAACAAGATGATAGGTATTTTTGTTGCCGTAGCGTTAGCATCTTGCTTTGTTATAGGAGTTTTATCATCTTTAATCAAACCTACTATTAACCTAAATAAATATCTGACTGTTTCCTTTGAAGGATATGACACAATCGGAAAAGCAAAGGCATCTTTCGATACTGAAAAATTTAAAGCTGATTATGAGAAGAAACTAAATATATCTAAGAAAAAAATTATCAAATCAATGTCAATTCCTACTTTCGGTTTAGATAATCTTATTTCTTCTACAGACATATTTTTATCCTCTTGTGTAGACGGCTCTCTTGATGCAACCGATGGTCTAAGCAATGGTGATACAGTAACCTATACATGGAAATGTAATGATGAACTCGCTTTGAGTGTATATGGATACAAACTTAAATATGAAAATACTAAATTTACTGTTAAAGGTTTAAAAGAAGTAGAAACTTTCGATCCTTTTGAAGGAATAGATGTTGTTTTTAACGGAATTTCACCTAACGGCTCTGCAAGTATTTCAGGAAGCCCAACTGCAAAAGCTGCCCAAGAATTAAAATTTAAACTGGATAAAAGCAATGGATTATCAAATGGTGATACTGTTACTTTGACAGCTTCAATACTTTTTGGAGATATAATTGAATACTGTATAAAAAACTATCAAATGATTCCGTCACCTCTAAAAAAGACATACACTGTTGAAGGGCTTGACAGATATATCAGCTCATCCAGTGATATCTCTGAAGAAAGCCTTAGGTCTATGCAGAATCAGGCAGAACAAGTATTTAAAAAGCATGTGGAAGAAGACTGGGTAGAAAGCTCAAAACTATTAAATTTTACTTATCTCGGGAACTACCTGTTAACTGCTAAGGATAGCAATAACAGTTGGATAGCTAATAACTCAATTTACTTAATATATAAAGCTCAGGTAAAAAATGAGTATTCCAATAACGGTATGGCCTACGATAAAACTAACGACTTCTATTGGTTTATTTGCTTTAACAATTTGCTTGTTGATCCAAGCGGTGCAACAAAAGTAGAATTAACCAAGTATAATACTCCAAGTAATAGGTTTGTTATCGATTCGGGAATAAGTGAGGGATGGTGGAGCACCAGAAGATGGTATTATTATGGTTACCAGAGTCTGGATGACTTATATAATGCAGTAGTAGAATACTACTCTAATTTTTATAATCACGAAGATAACGTTGATAAGAGTTTGGCAGTAACCGAAATTGATACCCCTAATGAGTAA
- a CDS encoding GNAT family N-acetyltransferase has translation MDYSFIIRKATVEDAQAIQTITREAFKKYVEDTGLKDSMEALEETLEDIKYDIENKEVFVAFIDNVPVGSIRVQILPDNTAYISRFGVRLAYHNIGIGKALINLVDKLLLSKGIKKVTLHTAAKYKDLIRFYYGRGFYIDSTTKDRGYIRALLVKEYA, from the coding sequence ATGGATTATTCATTTATAATAAGGAAAGCAACCGTGGAAGATGCACAAGCCATACAGACTATTACACGGGAGGCATTCAAAAAATATGTAGAAGATACCGGCCTTAAAGACTCAATGGAGGCCTTGGAAGAAACACTGGAAGATATAAAATATGATATTGAAAATAAGGAAGTATTTGTTGCTTTTATCGACAACGTGCCGGTAGGCTCCATAAGAGTTCAGATACTTCCCGATAATACCGCATATATAAGCAGGTTTGGAGTAAGACTCGCCTATCACAACATCGGTATCGGCAAGGCTCTTATAAACTTAGTGGATAAACTACTGTTGTCAAAGGGCATTAAAAAGGTTACTTTACACACTGCCGCAAAATACAAGGATTTGATAAGATTCTATTACGGAAGAGGCTTCTATATAGATTCAACCACTAAGGACAGGGGTTATATCCGTGCCTTACTGGTGAAGGAGTATGCTTAA
- the argF gene encoding ornithine carbamoyltransferase gives MEHLISLNDLTLEEIEQILNLSEKLKRQQKEGVIHHHLKGKTLGMIFTKSSTRTRVSFEVGMYQLGGYALFLSSNDIQLGRGETIYDTAQVLSRYLDGIMIRTFDHSDVEDLARYGNKPVINGLTDLMHPCQVLADLFTVYEHKGTLKGLKLAYLGDGNNVAHSLLHGCSKVGMDIAVASPKDYMCNEKIVEEAKEAAKISGSKVIITEDPVEAIKDADVVYTDTWVSMGQESEKQVRLKIFEPYRVDENLFSKAKEDAIFLHCLPAYRGYEVTEEVIDGPQSVIFDEAENRLHVQKAIMTILMGK, from the coding sequence ATGGAACATTTAATAAGTTTGAACGACCTGACACTGGAGGAAATCGAACAAATTCTAAATCTATCCGAAAAGCTTAAAAGACAGCAGAAAGAAGGCGTTATCCATCACCATCTAAAGGGTAAAACCTTAGGAATGATTTTTACCAAATCTTCCACCAGAACAAGGGTTTCTTTTGAAGTAGGAATGTACCAGTTAGGCGGATATGCATTGTTTTTAAGTTCAAACGATATACAGCTTGGCCGCGGTGAGACCATATATGATACAGCTCAGGTATTATCAAGATATTTAGACGGAATTATGATAAGAACCTTTGACCACAGTGACGTAGAAGACTTGGCAAGATACGGAAACAAACCGGTAATAAACGGTCTTACTGACTTAATGCATCCGTGCCAGGTTTTGGCCGACCTCTTTACCGTTTATGAGCACAAGGGAACACTAAAAGGTCTAAAGCTGGCCTATCTCGGTGATGGAAACAATGTTGCCCATTCACTGCTTCATGGCTGTTCTAAAGTAGGCATGGACATAGCCGTTGCTTCTCCAAAGGATTATATGTGTAATGAAAAAATTGTGGAAGAAGCCAAAGAAGCTGCCAAAATCTCAGGTTCTAAGGTTATCATAACCGAAGACCCTGTTGAAGCCATTAAAGATGCAGATGTGGTATATACCGACACTTGGGTAAGCATGGGTCAGGAATCGGAAAAACAAGTAAGGCTCAAAATTTTCGAACCTTACAGAGTTGATGAAAATCTCTTCTCTAAAGCAAAGGAAGATGCTATTTTCCTCCATTGTTTACCGGCGTACAGAGGATACGAGGTTACCGAGGAAGTTATCGACGGTCCGCAGTCGGTAATATTTGACGAAGCAGAAAACAGGCTTCATGTACAAAAAGCAATAATGACTATACTGATGGGTAAGTAA
- a CDS encoding acetylornithine transaminase, whose translation MKLNEIIEMDKKYYMNTFGDRTPVCFDYGKGINLWDIEGKKYYDFLGGIAVSAVGHSHPKLVNAIKTQAEKLIHCSNLYYIEPQVKLAKLLVENSCADKVFFANSGAEANEGAIKLARIYFKKKGMPEKYEIITLEKSFHGRTLATIAATGQDKYQKPYSPLTPKFLKVPINDLEALEKAINGTTCAVMIEPIQGESGVNLTTIEYLQGVRKLCDEKGILLIFDEVQCGLGRTGKLFAYEHFGVEPDIFTLAKALGGGFPIGALLAKDHVASAFEPGDHGSTFGGNPLACAAALAAMEIILSENLVENSEKMGNYLVEKLLELKNKHSLIEEIRGKGLMVGIQLNSENAVEIKNKCFEKGYLVGSVGKNIIRLLPPLIISKEDIDGFISTLDGILSDI comes from the coding sequence ATGAAGCTAAATGAAATTATAGAGATGGATAAGAAATACTATATGAATACTTTTGGCGATAGAACCCCAGTTTGCTTTGATTATGGTAAAGGTATAAACCTTTGGGATATAGAAGGAAAAAAATACTACGATTTCCTTGGAGGAATAGCGGTAAGTGCTGTAGGTCATTCCCATCCTAAGCTGGTTAACGCAATAAAAACTCAAGCAGAAAAATTAATACACTGCTCAAATCTATACTACATAGAGCCGCAGGTAAAACTGGCAAAACTATTGGTTGAGAACTCCTGTGCCGATAAAGTTTTCTTTGCAAACAGCGGTGCTGAAGCAAACGAAGGTGCTATAAAGCTTGCACGCATTTATTTTAAGAAAAAAGGAATGCCGGAGAAATATGAAATAATTACACTGGAAAAATCTTTTCACGGAAGAACCCTTGCTACAATAGCAGCTACCGGACAGGATAAGTATCAAAAACCTTATTCTCCGTTGACACCGAAATTTTTGAAAGTACCCATAAACGACCTTGAAGCCCTTGAAAAAGCCATAAACGGCACAACATGCGCAGTAATGATTGAACCCATACAAGGCGAAAGCGGTGTTAACCTCACTACAATAGAGTATTTGCAAGGTGTTCGGAAACTTTGCGATGAAAAAGGAATACTTCTGATCTTTGATGAAGTTCAATGCGGTCTTGGAAGAACCGGTAAACTCTTTGCTTATGAACATTTTGGTGTGGAGCCCGATATATTCACTCTTGCCAAGGCATTAGGAGGCGGCTTCCCAATAGGTGCACTTTTGGCTAAGGATCATGTAGCAAGTGCTTTTGAACCGGGAGACCATGGTTCCACTTTTGGAGGCAATCCTCTTGCATGTGCGGCAGCTCTTGCAGCCATGGAAATAATTCTGTCGGAAAATCTCGTAGAGAACAGTGAAAAGATGGGTAATTACCTGGTTGAAAAACTCCTCGAGCTAAAAAACAAACACAGCTTAATTGAAGAAATAAGAGGCAAAGGCCTTATGGTCGGTATACAGTTGAATAGCGAAAATGCCGTAGAGATAAAAAATAAGTGTTTTGAAAAAGGATATCTTGTGGGTAGTGTAGGTAAAAATATTATCAGGCTTCTGCCGCCATTAATTATTTCCAAAGAAGATATAGATGGCTTCATCAGTACATTGGATGGCATATTGTCAGATATATAA
- a CDS encoding PilZ domain-containing protein produces the protein MGKNLLCTVLKEGTVVNTKLSPGNIWHQNIVYKVEDNSVSVGLITGYLESIIMPGQTMTIKLSNKDVEFLFTGTITKIQPQFPSYVTINIKTVKDMKNSRIFPRYDVYIAANIESENLNAKHFAIIHDISLMGMAFYSKDEFSINDDQLNLTIYLPNKKIITAKGSIIRKISNNSYIDYGVKYTDMKEEINNSLYSFFTELEDEKSKLKEVFFKSIKKHLA, from the coding sequence TTGGGAAAAAACTTGCTATGTACAGTATTGAAGGAAGGTACTGTTGTCAATACGAAACTTTCTCCAGGCAATATCTGGCATCAAAACATTGTATATAAGGTCGAAGATAACTCTGTATCAGTTGGTTTAATTACAGGATATCTCGAAAGTATAATAATGCCCGGCCAGACAATGACCATAAAGCTTTCCAATAAAGATGTGGAATTTCTTTTCACCGGTACCATCACCAAAATCCAGCCGCAATTCCCAAGCTATGTCACCATTAATATCAAGACCGTTAAAGATATGAAAAATTCAAGGATCTTCCCAAGATATGATGTTTATATAGCTGCCAATATTGAGTCCGAGAATTTAAATGCCAAACACTTTGCAATTATTCATGATATAAGTTTAATGGGTATGGCTTTCTATTCCAAAGATGAATTTTCGATAAACGACGATCAACTTAACTTGACAATATATCTCCCCAATAAAAAAATAATTACTGCTAAAGGATCTATTATAAGAAAAATTAGTAATAATTCATATATTGACTATGGTGTAAAATATACCGATATGAAGGAAGAAATCAATAACTCTCTCTATTCTTTCTTTACCGAACTTGAAGATGAAAAATCCAAATTAAAAGAGGTTTTCTTCAAATCTATCAAAAAACACCTTGCCTGA
- the argB gene encoding acetylglutamate kinase, which produces MESNMESIIKKAEILVEALPYIQKLWGKTVVIKYGGNAMINDELKSSVMEDITLLKYIGMNPVVVHGGGPEINKALDKFDIKSQFINGLRVTDSSTMEIAQMVLVGKTNKEIVSLLNKMGGKAIGLCGIDGNLIECEQYKANVDGKDIDLGYVGKITKINSKLIELIAKDEYIPVVAPIGVGKDGQSYNINADTVAGEIAAALKAEKLILLTDIEGVKMNKDSNEIIPALTVDEALNLIDQKVIDGGMIPKVLGCIDALNKGVGRTHIIDGRIPHCLLLEIFTNKGIGTMIMKEKVPYYSNEKL; this is translated from the coding sequence ATGGAATCTAATATGGAGTCTATAATAAAAAAGGCAGAAATTTTGGTCGAAGCTTTACCTTATATACAAAAACTTTGGGGCAAGACCGTTGTAATAAAATACGGCGGAAATGCCATGATCAATGATGAGCTAAAAAGCTCTGTAATGGAAGACATCACTCTTCTCAAATACATAGGCATGAACCCTGTGGTGGTTCACGGCGGTGGGCCTGAAATAAACAAGGCATTGGATAAATTCGATATAAAGAGTCAGTTTATCAACGGATTAAGGGTAACCGACAGCTCTACTATGGAAATCGCCCAGATGGTTCTTGTAGGAAAGACAAACAAAGAAATTGTATCCCTTCTCAATAAAATGGGCGGCAAAGCCATAGGTTTATGCGGTATTGACGGCAACCTTATTGAATGTGAGCAATATAAAGCCAATGTAGATGGAAAAGACATTGATTTAGGTTATGTCGGCAAGATAACAAAAATAAACTCCAAACTTATTGAGTTAATTGCAAAAGATGAATACATCCCTGTTGTTGCACCAATAGGAGTTGGCAAAGACGGTCAAAGCTACAATATAAATGCAGACACTGTTGCCGGTGAAATTGCAGCTGCACTGAAAGCTGAAAAATTAATCCTTCTCACCGACATAGAAGGGGTTAAGATGAATAAAGACAGCAACGAAATAATACCTGCACTGACAGTAGACGAAGCCCTTAACCTCATTGACCAAAAAGTAATAGACGGAGGAATGATTCCTAAAGTATTAGGCTGTATTGATGCCCTTAATAAAGGAGTCGGAAGAACTCATATTATTGACGGACGTATTCCTCACTGTCTCCTGCTTGAAATATTCACTAACAAAGGAATCGGAACTATGATTATGAAAGAAAAGGTTCCATATTACAGTAATGAGAAATTATAA
- the argC gene encoding N-acetyl-gamma-glutamyl-phosphate reductase: MINVGIIGATGYVGIEIVRLLQNHPEINISTVVSQNFVGKKISDVYPNLRNVFDMECEELDIDKISDKADIFVTALPHGVSKEVIPKLVKKNKRIVDHSGDFRYKRVEVYEQWYNTKHGMPELLEISVYGLPELHREAIKSAQIVGNPGCYPTCSILGIAPLISNKLIDKNNIIIDAASGVSGAGRSSDLSYSFCECTENYKAYKVATHRHTSEIEQELSLLAGEDIFVSFTPHLAPMKRGMLSTIYANLTCEKSASELIELYREYYKNDCFVRILDEGILPETKHVAGSNYIDIGIVVDKRLNRVIVLSAIDNLGKGAAGQAVQVLNIMCGLPEHTGLLTPGLYL; the protein is encoded by the coding sequence ATGATAAATGTAGGAATAATCGGTGCAACGGGATATGTTGGAATAGAAATAGTCAGGCTGCTCCAAAACCATCCCGAAATAAACATAAGCACAGTAGTATCTCAAAATTTCGTCGGCAAAAAAATCTCCGACGTTTATCCTAATTTGAGAAATGTATTTGATATGGAGTGTGAAGAGCTTGATATAGACAAAATTTCAGACAAAGCCGATATTTTCGTAACGGCTCTTCCCCACGGCGTGTCAAAAGAAGTTATTCCCAAGCTGGTCAAAAAGAATAAACGGATAGTAGACCATAGCGGTGATTTCCGCTATAAACGCGTTGAAGTATATGAACAATGGTATAACACAAAGCACGGTATGCCGGAGCTTCTGGAAATATCCGTTTACGGACTTCCCGAGCTTCATCGTGAAGCTATAAAAAGTGCACAAATAGTGGGTAATCCCGGTTGCTATCCCACATGTTCAATTTTGGGCATAGCTCCGCTAATCTCCAACAAGCTGATAGATAAAAACAATATTATCATTGATGCCGCTTCAGGTGTATCCGGTGCAGGCAGAAGTTCAGATCTTTCCTATTCGTTCTGTGAATGCACCGAAAACTATAAAGCATACAAAGTAGCTACTCACAGACATACTTCCGAAATCGAACAGGAGCTTTCACTGCTTGCCGGGGAAGACATTTTTGTGTCCTTTACTCCCCATTTGGCACCAATGAAAAGAGGTATGCTAAGTACCATTTATGCAAACCTGACATGCGAAAAATCCGCTTCAGAATTAATCGAACTATACAGAGAGTATTACAAAAACGATTGTTTTGTAAGAATATTGGATGAGGGTATTTTACCCGAGACAAAACATGTAGCAGGTTCAAACTATATAGATATCGGCATTGTTGTAGACAAACGCTTAAACCGTGTTATTGTATTATCGGCAATTGACAACCTCGGTAAAGGTGCAGCCGGGCAAGCTGTTCAGGTCCTGAACATTATGTGCGGATTGCCTGAACACACCGGTCTTTTAACTCCAGGATTATATCTTTAA
- a CDS encoding ABC transporter ATP-binding protein, which produces MASVKLKNIYKRYPGGVTAVNDFNLDIEDKEFIILVGPSGCGKTTTLRMIAGLEEISEGELYIGDKLVNDVAPKDRDIAMVFQNYALYPHMTVFDNMAFGLKLRKLPKDEIKRRVLEAAKILDIEHLLERKPKALSGGQRQRVALGRAIVREPKVFLMDEPLSNLDAKLRVQMRTEISKLHQKLQTTIIYVTHDQTEAMTMGTRIVVMKDGYIQQVDTPQSLYERPNNMFVAGFIGSPQMNFINAKVEKRGEEIHLLFGKEDIKLPEGKAKKLEGTEYIGKEVVMGIRPENVHDEAMYLETLSDSIVEAEVEVVEMLGSETLLYLVVDEVDFVARVNPRTKAKPGDRIKVAFDANKIHLFDKETEKTIMN; this is translated from the coding sequence ATGGCAAGTGTAAAACTAAAGAACATATACAAGAGGTATCCTGGCGGAGTTACTGCTGTTAATGACTTTAACTTAGATATTGAAGATAAAGAGTTTATCATATTGGTAGGTCCCTCAGGATGTGGTAAGACTACAACTCTTAGAATGATTGCAGGATTGGAAGAAATCTCTGAAGGTGAATTGTATATAGGAGACAAACTTGTAAATGATGTTGCTCCGAAGGACAGAGATATTGCGATGGTTTTCCAGAACTACGCATTGTATCCTCATATGACTGTTTTTGATAACATGGCTTTTGGTTTGAAACTCAGAAAATTGCCAAAAGATGAAATAAAGAGAAGAGTTCTTGAAGCTGCAAAAATTCTTGACATAGAGCATTTGCTTGAAAGAAAACCAAAGGCATTGTCCGGAGGTCAGAGACAGAGGGTTGCGTTAGGTCGTGCTATTGTTCGTGAACCTAAAGTATTCTTAATGGATGAGCCTTTGTCAAACCTTGATGCTAAACTGAGAGTTCAGATGAGAACTGAGATCAGTAAGCTGCATCAAAAACTTCAAACAACAATTATATACGTTACCCACGACCAGACAGAAGCTATGACAATGGGTACAAGAATTGTTGTTATGAAAGACGGTTATATCCAACAGGTTGATACTCCGCAGAGCCTGTACGAAAGACCAAACAATATGTTCGTTGCAGGATTTATAGGAAGTCCTCAGATGAACTTCATAAACGCAAAAGTTGAAAAGCGCGGAGAAGAAATACATCTTTTATTCGGTAAGGAAGATATCAAACTTCCTGAAGGTAAAGCTAAGAAATTAGAAGGTACTGAATATATTGGTAAAGAAGTTGTTATGGGTATCAGACCTGAAAACGTACATGATGAAGCTATGTACCTTGAAACATTATCTGACAGTATAGTAGAAGCAGAAGTTGAAGTTGTTGAAATGCTCGGTTCAGAAACTTTGTTATATCTTGTGGTTGATGAAGTTGACTTTGTTGCAAGGGTTAACCCGAGAACAAAAGCTAAACCGGGAGACAGAATCAAGGTTGCATTTGATGCTAATAAGATTCATCTGTTTGATAAAGAAACAGAGAAAACTATAATGAATTAA